Proteins encoded together in one Neobacillus sp. FSL H8-0543 window:
- a CDS encoding (Fe-S)-binding protein — protein MRVKERDLNQNIPCPTTLGNYLWKDFPDEKKWADCVHCGMCLESCPTYEQTGEEQHSPRGRVYLIKAVAEGKLNVNEHFMDPVFACLDCRACTTACPANVDVGGLIEEARGQVRQAIPLKGMKKAVNKFFLHGVFPHQSRLNTLGGILKFYQKSGMQKVVRKTKIINVMPKHLVEMESIMPKVTQSVRRKYKNKTLIKAKGETKHEVALLTGCVMDVMFSDINESTINVLTRNGNDVSIPKNQTCCGALHVHAGDRDMGRKLAKQNIEAFEGAEKIIVNAAGCGCMMKEYAELFREEPKWRARAEKFENKVEDISKYLHDTGFVKPKTRVNTRVTYHDACHLAHGQGVRQEPRELLLDIPGLELIPMPNSDRCCGSAGIYNLTNPEMADAILKSKMENVPEDVEMISMGNPGCMLQMALGVQKYGRNQKIVHTVQLLDWAYQKDAEHVKEEKSHGTEKNQNQ, from the coding sequence ATGAGGGTAAAGGAACGTGATCTGAACCAAAATATTCCTTGTCCAACAACGCTTGGTAATTATCTTTGGAAAGATTTTCCTGATGAAAAAAAATGGGCAGATTGTGTGCACTGCGGTATGTGCTTAGAATCTTGCCCTACCTATGAACAAACCGGTGAGGAACAACATTCGCCTCGCGGACGTGTCTATCTCATTAAGGCGGTAGCTGAAGGTAAGCTGAATGTGAATGAACATTTTATGGACCCAGTTTTTGCCTGTCTCGATTGTCGGGCTTGTACCACTGCTTGCCCAGCTAATGTAGATGTAGGTGGACTAATAGAGGAGGCGCGTGGGCAAGTTCGACAAGCTATACCGCTAAAAGGGATGAAGAAAGCAGTAAATAAATTCTTTCTCCACGGTGTGTTTCCCCATCAATCACGCTTAAATACGCTTGGCGGTATTTTAAAATTTTACCAGAAGAGTGGGATGCAAAAGGTAGTAAGAAAAACAAAAATTATTAATGTTATGCCAAAGCATTTAGTTGAGATGGAATCAATTATGCCAAAAGTAACACAGTCCGTCCGAAGAAAATATAAAAATAAAACACTTATAAAAGCAAAAGGTGAAACCAAGCATGAGGTTGCATTGCTGACAGGCTGTGTAATGGATGTCATGTTTAGTGATATTAATGAATCAACCATCAATGTCCTAACAAGGAATGGAAATGATGTAAGCATTCCAAAAAATCAAACCTGCTGCGGAGCCTTGCACGTCCATGCCGGTGATCGAGACATGGGAAGGAAGCTGGCAAAGCAAAATATAGAAGCGTTTGAAGGGGCTGAAAAAATAATTGTTAATGCAGCAGGTTGCGGGTGCATGATGAAGGAATATGCAGAATTATTCCGGGAAGAACCAAAATGGAGAGCGAGAGCAGAGAAATTTGAAAATAAGGTAGAAGATATCTCGAAATATTTACATGACACAGGCTTTGTAAAGCCAAAAACAAGGGTTAATACACGGGTAACATATCACGATGCCTGTCATTTAGCCCACGGACAAGGTGTCAGACAGGAACCACGAGAACTTCTGTTGGATATACCTGGACTTGAACTCATTCCTATGCCAAATTCAGACCGCTGCTGTGGAAGTGCGGGGATTTATAATCTTACTAATCCTGAAATGGCTGATGCAATTCTCAAAAGTAAGATGGAAAATGTGCCAGAAGACGTTGAAATGATTTCGATGGGGAATCCCGGGTGTATGCTCCAAATGGCATTAGGAGTTCAAAAATATGGGAGAAATCAAAAAATTGTTCATACGGTTCAGCTTCTTGACTGGGCTTATCAGAAAGATGCTGAGCATGTGAAGGAGGAGAAGTCTCATGGCACCGAAAAAAATCAAAACCAATGA
- a CDS encoding FAD-linked oxidase C-terminal domain-containing protein, with protein MAPKKIKTNDKHIINLAAIVGGVKSILYHQEDLLAYDCDGFTIHKHLPKAVVFPENTLEVSEIVKYCTVNGLPFLARGAGTGLSGGAIPVNGEVIISMVRMKRLLSVDLENRRAIVEPGFVNLKLTNSISDKGYYYAPDPSSQYCCTIGGNVAENAGGAHCLKYGVTTNHILGLEVVLPNGEIIEIGKNGIADEPGYDLLGLITGSEGTLGIVTKITVRILKSPEGKQTVLAYFDKVEDGSQAVSDIISAGIVPAALEMMDKIAIEGVEAAAFPVGHPKDIEAVLLIEVDGIAAGIEEQINQILDVCKNRNVRDVRAAKDEEERGKWWANRKTGFGAMGTISPDYLVQDGVIPRSKLPDVLRKINQISEESGLRIANIFHAGDGNLHPLVLFDAKKPGEIETAILAGSACLKACADVGGTITGEHGVGIEKREEMRFVFSDEEIIAQTNIREIFNPHNLLNAGKLFPAPGRCVEIKQEMETS; from the coding sequence ATGGCACCGAAAAAAATCAAAACCAATGACAAGCATATCATTAATCTCGCGGCCATAGTGGGTGGAGTGAAATCGATTTTATACCACCAAGAAGACTTACTAGCTTATGACTGTGATGGTTTTACCATCCATAAACATCTGCCAAAAGCTGTTGTATTTCCTGAGAATACGCTTGAAGTATCGGAGATTGTAAAATATTGCACAGTAAACGGACTCCCATTTCTAGCCCGCGGTGCTGGAACGGGGCTAAGCGGAGGTGCCATTCCTGTTAATGGGGAAGTAATTATTAGTATGGTCAGAATGAAAAGACTACTAAGTGTCGATCTTGAAAATCGAAGAGCCATTGTTGAACCTGGCTTTGTCAATTTAAAACTGACGAATTCAATCTCTGATAAGGGTTATTATTATGCCCCAGACCCTTCAAGCCAATATTGCTGTACCATTGGCGGGAATGTAGCAGAAAATGCCGGTGGGGCTCACTGCCTGAAATATGGTGTGACAACCAATCATATCCTTGGCCTAGAAGTGGTATTACCTAATGGAGAGATCATAGAAATTGGGAAAAATGGGATTGCCGACGAACCAGGTTACGATTTGCTGGGATTAATAACGGGATCAGAAGGAACTTTGGGGATAGTAACGAAAATAACTGTGCGCATTCTAAAGAGTCCCGAAGGAAAACAAACGGTTCTTGCCTATTTCGATAAGGTAGAAGATGGTAGCCAAGCCGTTTCAGATATTATTTCTGCGGGAATTGTCCCTGCCGCACTTGAAATGATGGACAAAATAGCTATTGAAGGTGTTGAGGCAGCAGCGTTTCCTGTGGGGCATCCCAAGGATATAGAAGCAGTCCTGTTGATTGAAGTGGACGGAATTGCGGCAGGAATTGAGGAACAAATCAACCAAATCTTGGATGTGTGTAAGAATCGAAATGTACGAGATGTACGTGCAGCAAAGGATGAGGAAGAAAGGGGAAAATGGTGGGCAAATCGCAAAACAGGGTTTGGAGCGATGGGTACTATTTCACCGGATTATCTAGTTCAGGATGGTGTTATACCTAGAAGTAAGCTTCCTGACGTTTTGCGTAAAATTAATCAAATTAGTGAAGAATCTGGTTTGCGGATAGCTAATATTTTTCATGCAGGAGATGGTAATCTTCATCCGTTGGTTCTTTTTGATGCTAAAAAGCCAGGAGAAATCGAAACAGCAATTTTAGCTGGAAGTGCCTGTTTAAAGGCTTGTGCCGATGTAGGCGGAACGATTACAGGCGAGCATGGTGTCGGAATTGAAAAACGGGAAGAAATGCGCTTTGTATTTAGTGACGAAGAAATTATCGCCCAGACAAATATTCGTGAAATTTTTAATCCGCACAACCTATTAAATGCAGGAAAATTATTTCCTGCTCCAGGGCGCTGTGTGGAAATAAAACAGGAGATGGAGACTTCATAA
- a CDS encoding XRE family transcriptional regulator, with protein MDIGSKIRAIRNRKKITIAQMCEGTGLSKGFISNVENNNTSPSISTLQTIASYLGVPLPYLLLEKKQQMRVVRKDGRTTTNYNKLNVEHISSMGGLSLRSVEFPPGASIGDAHAHEGEECHLVLAGKILAEQGEDSIILEEGDSFSWNASVPHTVKNIGEGKAVVLIAVYSDTELNDLL; from the coding sequence CTGGATATTGGGTCAAAAATCCGTGCGATACGAAACAGAAAAAAAATTACAATTGCTCAAATGTGTGAAGGTACCGGACTCTCTAAAGGATTTATAAGCAATGTCGAAAACAATAACACCTCCCCATCGATTAGTACCCTGCAAACAATTGCAAGTTATTTAGGAGTTCCCTTACCCTACTTATTACTGGAAAAGAAACAACAAATGCGAGTGGTAAGAAAAGATGGTAGAACGACGACTAACTATAATAAGTTGAACGTTGAACATATTAGCTCTATGGGTGGTTTAAGTTTAAGGAGTGTCGAGTTTCCGCCAGGCGCCTCCATTGGTGATGCCCATGCTCATGAAGGGGAAGAATGTCATTTAGTATTAGCTGGAAAGATTTTGGCTGAACAAGGAGAGGACTCAATCATATTAGAGGAAGGCGATTCTTTCAGTTGGAATGCCAGTGTGCCGCATACGGTCAAAAACATTGGGGAAGGTAAGGCTGTTGTATTAATTGCTGTTTATTCAGATACTGAACTTAATGACCTTTTATAA
- a CDS encoding alpha/beta hydrolase has translation MIYELRQPKQFDPDKTYPALFLMHGMGSYEQNILSLADGLEDQFFIFSIRGHLSQPPGFAYFTIQGYGKPHRDAFDQGVNNLISFIDYASEKYPLDSKQLYLLGFSQGAILSMTLGLTLGNRIKGIVALSGYLPAFVKEEYEIKPVNQLSIFISHGEMDQVLPFEWGVANNEYFLGLGANVSFETYPDGHTVSLKNHQDFTKWLLDSLEKK, from the coding sequence ATGATCTACGAGCTTCGTCAGCCCAAACAGTTTGATCCAGATAAAACATATCCTGCACTGTTTTTAATGCATGGAATGGGCAGTTATGAACAAAACATATTGTCTTTGGCAGATGGCTTAGAAGATCAGTTTTTCATTTTTAGTATTCGCGGTCATCTATCTCAACCGCCTGGTTTTGCTTATTTCACCATTCAAGGATATGGGAAACCTCATCGGGACGCTTTTGATCAAGGAGTAAATAATCTTATTAGCTTTATTGACTATGCTTCTGAAAAGTACCCCTTGGATAGTAAGCAGTTATACCTGCTCGGTTTTAGCCAAGGAGCGATTCTTTCGATGACACTAGGATTAACATTAGGAAATCGCATAAAGGGAATTGTCGCCCTTAGTGGTTATCTACCAGCCTTTGTTAAGGAAGAATACGAAATAAAACCAGTCAATCAGTTATCAATATTTATTTCTCATGGTGAAATGGATCAAGTTCTGCCGTTCGAGTGGGGAGTAGCAAATAATGAGTATTTTCTTGGATTAGGAGCAAATGTATCTTTTGAAACGTATCCGGATGGGCATACCGTTTCATTAAAAAACCACCAAGACTTTACAAAATGGCTTTTAGATAGCTTAGAGAAAAAATAA
- a CDS encoding DoxX family protein has product MIKKYEAGTLILRVVLGLTFFIHGLVKFQSGIENIAGWFDAIGLPGFLAYGVALLEMVGGIALLVGFGSRIVSALLALLMIGATLKVKLAVGFIGDGTMGAGYELDLAFLAMALFIAINGSKMLALDQILFKGQKSSN; this is encoded by the coding sequence ATGATAAAAAAATACGAAGCAGGTACATTAATTTTACGGGTAGTTTTAGGTTTAACTTTCTTTATTCATGGTCTAGTCAAGTTCCAAAGCGGAATTGAAAATATCGCTGGATGGTTTGATGCAATTGGTTTACCGGGATTCTTGGCATACGGAGTAGCCTTGTTAGAAATGGTTGGAGGAATTGCCTTACTAGTAGGTTTTGGAAGCAGAATCGTGTCTGCATTGTTAGCATTATTAATGATTGGTGCGACATTAAAAGTAAAATTAGCAGTCGGCTTTATAGGTGATGGAACAATGGGAGCAGGTTATGAATTAGATTTAGCATTTTTAGCAATGGCGTTATTTATTGCAATCAATGGCAGCAAAATGCTTGCGCTAGATCAAATTCTTTTCAAAGGACAAAAATCGTCAAACTAA
- a CDS encoding class III extradiol ring-cleavage dioxygenase — translation MLPSFFIAHGAPLIAVENNEYTQFINQLGQSLPRPKAIILFSAHWESRTQKVSEVDTYDTIYDFGGFDPALYTIKYPAKGDQQISQEIKDLFTANGVPFEVESKRGLDHGAWVVLRLLYPEADIPVIAMSVNQQLSPAEQYKIGKSLSALREKDVLIIGSGGTVHNLRILDWADNGKIQQWSLEFDDWLAHHLHNWDIDAVFEYGTLAPNAEIAVPPYGKEHFIPLLYAMGAADISRKAKLLHRSYRYGTLSHSVWQFG, via the coding sequence ATGTTACCATCGTTCTTTATCGCTCATGGTGCACCATTAATTGCTGTTGAAAATAATGAATATACCCAATTTATTAATCAGTTAGGGCAATCCTTGCCGCGTCCAAAGGCGATTATCCTGTTTTCAGCACATTGGGAGTCTAGAACTCAAAAAGTTAGCGAAGTCGATACCTATGACACCATTTATGACTTTGGCGGATTCGATCCTGCTTTATACACGATCAAATATCCTGCAAAAGGGGATCAGCAGATTTCACAGGAAATTAAAGATTTGTTCACGGCCAATGGTGTCCCGTTCGAAGTGGAAAGCAAACGTGGTTTAGATCATGGTGCATGGGTTGTCCTCCGATTACTTTATCCAGAAGCGGATATTCCTGTTATTGCAATGTCTGTTAATCAGCAGCTTTCACCAGCGGAACAATATAAAATTGGGAAATCTTTATCCGCCTTGCGTGAAAAGGATGTTTTAATTATTGGCAGTGGTGGTACTGTCCATAACTTACGAATTTTAGACTGGGCAGACAATGGTAAGATCCAGCAATGGTCCCTTGAGTTTGATGATTGGTTAGCCCATCATTTGCATAATTGGGATATAGATGCAGTATTCGAGTATGGAACTTTAGCGCCTAATGCAGAAATTGCCGTACCTCCATATGGAAAAGAACATTTTATTCCATTACTTTATGCGATGGGGGCAGCAGATATTAGCCGCAAAGCTAAACTGCTCCACCGAAGCTATCGTTATGGAACCCTTAGTCATAGTGTATGGCAGTTTGGATGA
- a CDS encoding rhodanese-related sulfurtransferase, translated as MNQEYRVLLYYKYVTIENPQECRDEHFQFCTELGLKGRILIAEEGINGTVSGTIEQTDAYMKFMEDHPLFSGTIFKIDEATEHAFKKLRIRVRPELVTLRLEDDIDPRAKTGKHLKPTEFYEAMQREDTVVIDARNDYEFDLGHFRGAVRPEITNFRDLPEWIRENKQEFEGKKILTYCTGGVRCEKFSGWLLEEGFEDVGQLDGGIVTYGKDPEVQGELWDGQLYVFDERISVPINRKEHVVVGKDHFTGEPCERYVNCANPACNKKILCSEENEHRHLRSCSNECRVHPRNRYVAEHSLSEEEVNERLMNLQK; from the coding sequence ATGAATCAAGAATATAGAGTGTTATTGTATTATAAATATGTAACCATTGAGAATCCTCAAGAGTGTCGGGATGAGCATTTTCAATTTTGCACAGAATTAGGGTTAAAAGGTCGGATTCTTATTGCAGAAGAAGGCATTAACGGGACGGTCTCAGGTACGATAGAGCAGACGGATGCCTATATGAAGTTTATGGAAGATCATCCGCTTTTTTCAGGTACGATTTTTAAAATTGATGAAGCTACCGAGCATGCATTTAAAAAATTGCGTATCCGTGTCCGCCCAGAACTAGTTACCTTACGTCTTGAAGACGATATTGATCCTAGGGCCAAAACAGGTAAGCATTTGAAGCCAACGGAATTTTACGAGGCAATGCAAAGAGAAGATACGGTTGTTATTGACGCCAGAAATGATTACGAATTTGATTTAGGCCACTTCCGAGGCGCTGTTCGACCAGAGATCACTAATTTCCGCGACTTGCCGGAATGGATCAGGGAAAACAAGCAGGAATTTGAAGGTAAGAAGATTCTCACTTATTGTACTGGGGGAGTTCGTTGTGAGAAGTTCTCTGGCTGGCTTCTAGAAGAGGGTTTTGAAGATGTCGGACAACTAGATGGTGGGATTGTCACATACGGTAAAGATCCTGAAGTTCAAGGTGAATTATGGGATGGGCAGCTATATGTGTTTGATGAGCGCATCAGTGTACCGATTAACCGGAAAGAGCATGTCGTAGTCGGTAAGGATCATTTCACTGGCGAGCCTTGTGAGCGTTACGTGAATTGCGCCAACCCAGCATGTAATAAAAAAATCCTCTGTTCCGAAGAAAATGAACATCGCCATTTACGAAGCTGTTCCAATGAATGTAGAGTTCACCCAAGAAACCGTTACGTGGCAGAACATTCATTAAGTGAAGAAGAGGTAAATGAAAGATTAATGAACTTACAAAAATGA
- a CDS encoding glycoside hydrolase family 18 protein → MKKRSLLLTMVILLTFTGGIFTGVFLTSKSEQKVTNALKVNEAPKSSKELEPKDAPNMELEDSKVLIGYVQDFRDPEMVDYSKLTHVIFSFAHPTKEGDILLNGDSAIKNLRAMVAKAEKHDTKVILAVGGWFHINGGESYDYFKTAISNPNSRTKLVNELTSMVDREKLDGIDIDFEHPRSKADAENLAAFTKALSDQLHPNGKELSIAVYSKIHSGTGTVTDFVVYEPTMFQHVDHVNIMAYDGQWDGGYNAANLSPYPFTEKIVNYWAGLFEKHNLSKEKLVLGVPFYAQPEDASIKQVSYAAIINNNPANATSDTVNMNGTTYHYNGITTIQKKTGLALDRGFGGMMLWEAGHDSSGPHSLTAAIFEELTKSRGNLAKK, encoded by the coding sequence ATGAAGAAACGAAGTCTCCTCCTTACCATGGTAATCCTGCTTACCTTTACTGGAGGAATTTTTACAGGAGTATTTTTAACATCAAAAAGCGAACAGAAAGTAACAAATGCGCTAAAAGTAAATGAAGCACCTAAATCTTCTAAAGAGCTTGAGCCAAAGGATGCGCCAAATATGGAATTAGAAGATTCAAAGGTTTTAATAGGCTATGTCCAGGATTTTCGTGATCCAGAAATGGTAGATTACTCAAAACTCACACATGTGATATTTTCCTTTGCCCACCCGACGAAGGAAGGCGATATATTGCTTAATGGTGACTCCGCAATCAAAAATTTGCGGGCTATGGTTGCAAAAGCAGAAAAACATGATACAAAAGTTATTTTAGCTGTTGGTGGTTGGTTTCACATTAACGGCGGAGAATCCTACGACTATTTTAAAACAGCGATTAGTAACCCCAACTCTAGAACAAAGCTAGTGAACGAGCTTACTAGTATGGTAGACCGTGAAAAGCTAGATGGAATTGATATTGATTTTGAACATCCACGTTCTAAGGCAGATGCAGAAAACCTGGCTGCTTTTACGAAAGCGCTAAGCGATCAGCTTCATCCAAATGGGAAAGAGCTTTCTATTGCCGTGTATTCGAAGATCCATTCTGGGACAGGTACGGTAACGGACTTTGTTGTCTATGAGCCCACGATGTTTCAGCATGTAGATCATGTCAATATTATGGCCTATGATGGCCAGTGGGATGGCGGCTACAACGCTGCCAATTTATCACCCTATCCGTTTACAGAGAAAATCGTAAACTATTGGGCAGGACTATTCGAGAAACATAATCTTTCAAAAGAAAAACTCGTCTTAGGCGTCCCTTTTTATGCGCAACCAGAAGATGCTTCTATTAAACAGGTTTCTTATGCAGCAATTATTAACAATAACCCCGCGAATGCGACGAGTGATACGGTAAACATGAATGGTACGACCTACCATTATAATGGTATTACCACCATTCAAAAGAAGACTGGGTTAGCCCTTGATCGCGGCTTCGGAGGTATGATGCTATGGGAGGCTGGTCATGATTCATCCGGACCTCACAGCTTAACGGCAGCTATTTTTGAAGAGCTTACGAAATCACGTGGAAATCTTGCGAAAAAATAA
- a CDS encoding metallophosphoesterase, with protein MWIVGIGVILLYNLFIFYIGYNIWVWLKTIRGEKRGLKYFFWSVLILFAYSFIFGFWIEESLFITWMGAIWLSLFYFLVLLLPVANLSLFLRRFTKIPKEKAVKWIGISTVIVIICSFTFGVFNAYSPVFKTYQINIPKQIVGKQDLKIIMASDMHFGDLAGSGQAKKLVEQINAKNPDIVLFPGDIINDDVTPFLEEGIPDILKQINAPVYASLGNHDRDDVDLVQVFNNSGMKVLDDDVLVLPEGITLIGRKDKGYQDVKRAELPTLMKQVNLNTPVVLLEHQPYDLDIAAENGVDLILSGHTHRGQVAPGNLITNMLFENDWGYLRKEQLQSIVSSGFGFWGLPLRIGTRSEIVELNVTFNQ; from the coding sequence GTGTGGATTGTTGGAATTGGAGTTATATTACTATATAATCTGTTTATTTTTTATATTGGCTATAATATTTGGGTTTGGCTTAAAACAATAAGAGGTGAGAAACGGGGTCTTAAGTACTTCTTTTGGTCCGTCCTAATTCTATTTGCTTATTCCTTCATTTTTGGTTTTTGGATTGAGGAGAGTCTTTTCATTACATGGATGGGTGCAATATGGCTATCCCTATTTTATTTCTTAGTGTTGTTGCTTCCAGTGGCAAATCTCAGCCTGTTTTTAAGAAGATTTACGAAGATACCGAAGGAAAAGGCAGTCAAGTGGATTGGTATCAGCACAGTAATCGTCATCATTTGTTCGTTTACCTTTGGGGTATTTAATGCCTACAGTCCTGTTTTTAAGACGTACCAAATTAATATTCCAAAACAAATTGTAGGAAAGCAGGATCTGAAAATTATCATGGCGTCGGATATGCATTTTGGAGACCTTGCTGGCAGCGGTCAAGCAAAAAAATTGGTTGAACAAATCAATGCAAAAAATCCTGATATTGTCTTGTTCCCAGGAGATATTATCAATGATGATGTAACACCCTTTCTTGAGGAGGGAATTCCAGATATTTTGAAACAAATTAATGCACCTGTCTATGCTTCATTAGGTAATCACGATCGCGATGATGTCGACCTTGTACAGGTGTTTAATAACAGTGGCATGAAAGTGCTCGATGATGATGTACTTGTCCTTCCTGAGGGGATTACCTTAATTGGGCGAAAAGACAAGGGCTATCAAGATGTAAAGAGAGCGGAGTTACCTACATTAATGAAACAGGTTAATCTAAATACTCCTGTTGTTTTACTTGAGCATCAGCCATATGATCTAGATATTGCTGCAGAAAATGGTGTCGACCTAATTCTCTCAGGTCATACTCATCGCGGACAAGTGGCACCAGGTAATCTTATTACCAATATGTTATTTGAAAATGATTGGGGTTACCTGAGGAAGGAACAACTACAATCCATTGTCTCTTCAGGTTTTGGTTTTTGGGGACTGCCACTAAGGATTGGAACTCGTTCCGAAATCGTTGAACTCAATGTAACTTTCAATCAATAA
- a CDS encoding 4a-hydroxytetrahydrobiopterin dehydratase: MEKLTPMEVQEKLPGIPNWKLTDEKWIERKYRFLDYLNGIEFVQQVANLSEKANHHPFISIDYKLVTLRISSWNAKGLTALDFVLAKKYDELYLQIKK; the protein is encoded by the coding sequence ATGGAAAAACTAACCCCAATGGAAGTTCAGGAAAAGTTACCTGGTATTCCGAACTGGAAGCTAACCGATGAAAAATGGATTGAACGAAAATATCGCTTTCTTGATTATTTAAATGGTATTGAGTTTGTTCAACAGGTGGCAAATCTTTCCGAGAAGGCTAATCATCACCCTTTTATCTCGATTGATTATAAGTTGGTAACCTTAAGGATATCTTCATGGAATGCGAAAGGTTTAACTGCATTAGATTTTGTATTGGCCAAGAAATACGATGAGTTATATTTACAGATAAAAAAGTAA
- a CDS encoding aromatic amino acid hydroxylase, translated as MGELNLQVRRIPRHLQKYVVDQQYEKYTPINHAVWRYVMRQNHNFLKDSAHSAYIGGLKSSAISVEKIPNVMDMNKALAPFGWGAANIDGFIPGVIFFDFQGNGILPIASDIRKLENIQYTPAPDIIHEAAGHAPILCEEKFSEYVKLFGKIGSKALATSEEHELFEAIRTYSNLLESGKVTKEEIDAAKANFEEKQAAVTQISEAEQISRLYWWTVEYGLIGTVDQPQIYGAGLLSSVAEGRSSLTASVKKLPFDLQTVIETGFDITKPQPQLFVCDSFEQLIEAVNEFASKMAFKVGGTEGLDKALRSNHTATIQYCSGLQLTGTLSRIIKDAKGEAVYIKTDGPSALAFDNEELSGHGKATHRDGFGAPIGKLVNIQRPLENFADNELTSLGIELGKECTLNYESGVGLSGIPTKLVRKNDKLLLITFTNCTVSLNNEVLFQPEWGSYDLAIGHKIMSVFAGAADSEHFYEDLEEIETKALVTEELSPLEQLYGQIRTIRENGSSELKKDLLAVINVLTKNFPEDWLLRIEVIELLAKLDILAEKQELLKAQLERIKHLHEEYSVLIDRGLMLATY; from the coding sequence ATGGGGGAACTAAACTTGCAAGTAAGAAGGATTCCTAGACATTTACAGAAATACGTTGTTGATCAACAATACGAAAAATACACACCCATTAATCATGCTGTATGGCGTTATGTTATGAGGCAAAATCATAACTTTCTTAAAGATTCAGCCCATTCCGCCTATATTGGAGGTTTGAAGTCATCGGCGATTTCCGTTGAGAAGATACCAAATGTAATGGATATGAACAAGGCGTTAGCTCCTTTTGGATGGGGGGCAGCAAATATTGATGGTTTTATCCCAGGAGTGATTTTTTTCGACTTCCAGGGTAATGGGATATTACCAATTGCCTCTGACATTCGTAAACTTGAAAATATTCAATATACTCCCGCACCAGATATCATTCACGAAGCGGCAGGCCATGCTCCGATTCTTTGTGAGGAGAAATTTTCTGAATATGTGAAACTTTTTGGTAAGATTGGCTCGAAGGCACTTGCTACGAGTGAGGAGCATGAACTATTTGAAGCCATTCGCACTTACTCGAATTTACTTGAAAGCGGCAAAGTAACAAAAGAAGAAATTGATGCGGCAAAAGCTAACTTTGAAGAAAAACAAGCAGCTGTAACGCAAATTTCTGAAGCCGAACAAATTTCTCGTTTATATTGGTGGACGGTCGAGTACGGGCTGATTGGAACGGTCGATCAACCGCAAATATATGGCGCCGGACTCCTTTCATCTGTTGCAGAAGGGCGGAGCAGTTTAACAGCCTCCGTTAAAAAACTTCCATTTGATCTTCAAACGGTCATTGAAACGGGCTTTGATATAACTAAGCCGCAGCCACAGCTTTTTGTCTGTGATAGTTTTGAGCAGTTAATTGAAGCGGTTAATGAGTTTGCGAGTAAGATGGCCTTTAAGGTCGGGGGAACAGAAGGACTTGATAAAGCACTGCGCTCGAATCATACTGCCACCATTCAGTATTGCTCGGGTCTTCAGCTAACTGGAACCTTAAGTCGGATTATTAAAGACGCGAAGGGTGAAGCGGTTTACATTAAAACAGATGGTCCTTCTGCATTAGCGTTTGATAATGAAGAACTAAGTGGACATGGAAAAGCAACACACCGGGATGGTTTTGGTGCTCCTATAGGTAAACTGGTAAATATTCAAAGACCGTTAGAGAATTTTGCTGATAATGAGCTTACTAGCCTTGGTATTGAGCTAGGGAAAGAATGCACCCTAAATTATGAAAGCGGAGTTGGACTAAGTGGCATTCCAACTAAGCTCGTTCGAAAGAATGACAAATTACTCCTGATCACGTTTACAAATTGCACCGTTTCATTAAACAATGAAGTGTTATTCCAGCCTGAATGGGGTTCATATGATTTAGCGATTGGCCATAAAATCATGTCTGTCTTTGCTGGTGCTGCAGATTCTGAACATTTTTATGAGGATTTAGAAGAGATAGAAACGAAAGCATTGGTTACAGAGGAGTTATCTCCGTTAGAACAATTGTATGGACAAATTAGAACGATTCGTGAAAATGGCAGCAGTGAGTTAAAAAAGGACCTTTTAGCAGTAATTAATGTACTAACAAAGAATTTTCCTGAGGACTGGTTGTTAAGAATAGAGGTTATAGAACTTTTAGCAAAGCTCGATATTTTGGCAGAAAAACAGGAATTACTTAAAGCCCAGCTAGAAAGAATTAAGCATCTACATGAGGAATACTCGGTTCTAATCGACAGAGGACTGATGCTGGCAACCTACTAA